From Danio rerio strain Tuebingen ecotype United States chromosome 2, GRCz12tu, whole genome shotgun sequence:
agtataaatatttcatcaggcatgtatgtgaggcttgcctagtaaccacccagggtaccctagcaactgcctagcaaccacccaaattaccctagcaacaccttagcaaccacctagcaaccacttaggacaccctagcaaccacctagcaacaccttagcaaccacctagcaaccactcaggacaccctagcaaccgcctagcaacgccttagcaaccacttagaataccctagcaaccacctagcaataccttagcaaccacctagcaaccactcaggacaccctagcaaccgcctagcaacatcttagcaaccaccatttcttacctttccagtgctattgcccagtttagtaccattttgtaccccatcgatttgccacgcaaaccccattcacatttcctttaggaaatgtacaattctagttatttattactatttttattttattatgaaaaaagcTATATCCCAGTACTGGATTTGGATTACAGCtgaaaggccatccgctgtgtaaaacatgctgaataaattgacggttcattccgctgtggtgaccccagattaataaagaaactaagccgaaggaaaatgaatgaaaaaagcttGGTTCATACGCAGATATATGTGATTGTGAATCATAACAAATATCCTACAGTATTTTCGAGAGGGGTCTGACTGCATTTCGTCCAAAAATATCTTACAGCAAAAGCGCAGCAACATCCTGagttttcaataaaatattattttatagtgtcataataataaaacacaaatatgcGGTTATTTTTCAAAAAGGTCCAAAATATATTGAGACgaacttttaaaaaagaaaagtggGCATGGCAACACTTTGCGGCAACGCGCCGAAATACTACAATTCCCACAATTCCATATTCACAGGAAGTTTTCACAAGGCTCTTCCTATGGTAATCCTCATATATTTTGTAATTGGTGTTTGTGAGGTCAGTAAACCGTAAAGCCAGGTAGGATAGTAGACTTTATCAGTTTTGTCTAAGAAGGCATTTAGTAAACCATTACGGTAATATTTATTAATCGTCACCTTGGTTATTTGAAACGGCTAGACCTGTAACTGGTGAGATAACACGCGGAAGTGCTTCTGTTCGGTTTATTTTGTCTGTTTATTCAACTCATATCTTAACTTCACATAACTTCTATTGTGGTGTGCAGAAGTGCAAAAGTAATGTGatatgtgtttttgttgttgtttgtgtttgctcTGTGCATCAGCCCGTCATGCAGAGATGCAGCTCGGACCTGCCGATATGATTCAGGTATGAAGGATGTGCAAAAAGTCCAAGTCAAAACCATGAAAAAGCAAAGTCTGGTACAATGAAAAAATCAAAGTCTGGTTGTGATTCTGGCCTACAGCAGAGTCACAACAAAAAACCTAAAAAGAATCATGGGTATGCTTTAGTATTggtctttatttcaaatatatgttGACTTTATGAGTCAGTACTAAATATGATATACATTAGCTTGTCTTATGCCATGTTAAACATAACTGTTGCTCCTCCCGTAGATCAACACCAGGTACTCCAGGTCAGAAAGCAGAAGAAAAGAGCCGGGCAGTTATTAAGGATGCCTGTTTTTCTGGACCTGAGAGAAGCACTAATTCTTCCTGCACTATGCAAAAACAACATGCTGATAAAAAGCCCAGATCTTCATCCCAAGAACATTTGATGAAGACATCTTCTGCTGAAGATGAGAAAAGGTACCCTTCTTGTTGGTACAACTATTTCTGTGCTGTGCACTATTGAGGAGGTTTGTTTTGGGGAAAGCAGGGTACAACCTGGGCCACATTTTACAAAAGTACTTCTTAAAGCAAAGACAAATTACAGTTGATAAAAATCAGAAATTATATTTCTGTGTGTATTCTTTGAAGCTAGATTGAGGTTACAGGCTTTCCgcgggtcttaaaatgtcttgcatcccaaaatctaaattttaggtgTTAAAATGTCTTACATTTACAGAAATAGTGTGTTGCAGGTCTTACatctttttaaacaggtcttaattctcttttgttcatgtattgctacccaatcttgtctaaacccatacaatcaccaacaatctatTTCAATAAAACTaaaagtgctccatgtatttactgctgaggtcACTGACCTgcacagattgttgtgcatacaattatattattatgctttttaaaacttttaaacatttgtttatttaatattttaaaaattattttaaagaaagtttatgttggaaaagtgtatggatacaagtagagcttgatGGGTTTTAAactattcttatttattttgctaagaaatattgaaaatatttattttttattattcatttatcttgtaaaatattaaataatacatttttttgatggggcaaataaaaatctttttcatctggaCCATTTGACaaattccttagcctttagccctttcTGAGTCTAAAATTAcgttcataatggtcttaaagtcttaaatttaaattgTCAGTGAGTTCTGTCTATGCAGATAAGAAGTGATAATTATTGTGCTCTAAGGGCTACGCTTTCCAGGTGCTGAGTCAGTCCAAAAAGCTTCCTGCCTGGCTACAGGACTCTGACATTGGTGAAACCCTGGGTTAAGATAGTATTGTTATGAGTTAAATCATTTgggaatacatttacatttaatttgaatttCAAATGTTGCACTTGGATTTCAAGACGAAAGCTCACTGTCCCTTTTAGCGATTGACTCCACAGCAATTATTTCAGTATATTATCTATTTATTAGGTCGTGGCTGTTTTTCATTTGACATTTTATAGATTTTATGTGCAAAATtttaactttaatgtaaaatataggtgtttatatataaaaagttagcttaccaacatttttttttgaaattgaaAATCAGAATTGTTTTAAATAGATCACTAATAATTGTCCTATTAGGTTGAATAGACAACGGTTTATTGTAAAAGTCtgtttttaaaaaacagaatCTTTTAACTATAATTTGTGCAGTTGTAATTGTTGTCACTATTTATTAGCTTAAGGAAGTGACAACACTTTTGTATGCACCATTGTGCagtaaatcttatttttttatagtgATTTGGACCTTTACAGAGGAGAAGAGGAGATAGCAGAAGAGCTGAAGAAGCAGCACCAGCCAGACTCGGGTATTCTgcctgtatttaaatgtttaagaaATATATGTGAGCTTGTTAAAGAAGTTAAAGATGTCTTTAATTTCAAACAGAGGCTGTTGTTGAAGCTCAGAGCAGCGTGTCAGCAGCTGAGGATCTTCAGACATACAGCGAGAAAGAGTGGAGAGGCAACACTACTAAAAGTCAACTCATACGAAAAGTGAGCATTCTTTTTTTCACACACATTACTTTGCatgatatttttaaattatattttgttatttatagtttgcctttttgttttttagggATATGAAGCAATAGCCAGTGAGTTCCGTCTATGCAGAGTAAGAGGTGATAATTATTGTGCTCTAAGGGCGACGCTTTTCCAGGTGCTGAGTCAGTCCAAAAAGCTTCCTGCCTGGTTACAGGACTCTGACATTGTTAAGGTAATTTAGCCTTATTACTGTTTACTAGTGATGCAACAATACATTTAGCCCACGGTttaatacatacctcggttttttaacactGTGTATTTTAACACTGTGGTTTTTTAACCAGGTTATCATGGCTTGacatgtgtttttttattctgtaGGCAATAGGAACATTAAGAGGTTAAGgaggaaaatataaaaaagattatttgcaatgctcattttgttttacttaaaagccaagaaaagtacactagttcctagtgtattgaatgaaaaaaattaacactgaaatctcacagctgctggtagcccatgtacaaactgtaGAACGCATACATTCCTACATTTTGAaagtaaacatatttgtacttaagtaaacattaATAAACCATCGTAATTATCTCAGTGCTGAAAAAAAtgtgagactgtagtctgtaacgctgatcaagtgcttttataagatgacaaaagcccacatctccaatcaccgaaaacggctgcaaattatttagcaataaacacccgcactgcctttgttatttttatgtgtttctcggaaccagttgggtatgtttactggaaagattcagcgagggattgttgctatttggaggactttattaccttctctgcaaTCCTGctttcagacagtgatattgctgggtgatggtgcTGCAGATGTGCAGTTATAGTTAAaggtgtaaaacaatgcttgcacacagttatttttttgttcagtattttttcttttattaacatGATACTTACCGGCAATATCAAAATGTCCTCACactgcagatttgaaagacgccagCACTTCCTCATAATGTTGCCTCACTTCGCtggcgcttccttgtactgttccCTCAGcttcacttcaccgccgctcacaatgttaaagtgtggaatgatgatTAACCGGCCCCTAaatttagagcatagtgattggatatttactcgcggggatgagtttcctcatctcagctcatggacttgGAAGGACACACAGTCATTTCGGGGAGATAtgaaacgcacataaattatttaaacgcaaaaccgagaaaaccgcaattcacaagtgTGTATTGAACCGTGGATGTCGTACCGAACAGTTCAATATAATACTGAGAACCGTAGCATCCCTACTGTTTACTGTCtatttttataaacacattaGCCGTTGCCTGGGTTTGTGGGACTTAAAAAGGTATTTCCAGAAGTTAAAAGATCTTAAATCAGAGCTGAAAcaaatttttacatgtttttctaTACAAATATTTATCATAGAGAAGCAAAATTAGGATTTGAAGCCATATTTTCCAAGAAATCACAGTTAACAAACAGTTAAAAGACTATTACCTGACCTTACACTTAAAACAGAAATACGTAAATATGTTTTGAATTAAGCATTGCTGTAAAGTTGTTATaggtaatttttttgttttgttcaaaattttaaaaaaaatcattgtggATCCATCTTCAAAACCATGTTTTGGCTGCATTTAAACTGAAACAAAAATTGTTTCTTACTTGAATCTGACTTGAATCTGATTGCAATTTGTTGCAGgcttaaacaaaaaaaactgcacaagGTCCATTTTTGCATAATTTCCGAGCCACTTAGGAATGCCGTTGTAAATCAAATACTTATGTTATTTCCAAAGTCCAATTTAGAATATAATGATAGTTCATGATTTGCCCATATAAATGGTGTTTAATATGGTTTTATAAAGCAAAATGGCCTATTTGCACATACACTATTCAGATGGAAGCTTTAtattttggtatgagattgcatgCATCAAAAACTTTTATAATTAAACTCACAGCTTCACTACATAGAGATGATAAACAGACACCGGTCAGTCTGTTtgtatctttctgtctgtctcgtAAATTTGCTTTAGTGCAAAGAAATGCATGTGGACTtctgtttgtattatttatttctacATCTATACAAACtagataaaaacaaatgaaaattagGCTACCATTTGTCCtggtatatatgaagagttcagatgcaaaaactttaaatgccatctgaaatcttctcctaaaatgagcatttttttagccttttatgtttatgttcagttatttaactttaaataggTTTTAAGCTCATTTGTCACTATATAAAGGAAAATTACCAAGCCTACACACAGAAGTAGAAAATGCTAATCttttaagaaaatatcaaatggcttTTAGAAGGTTTTGCATCTTAACTTTTCATATTAATTCTTATTTTTAGGTATGGACTATTGTAAACAGATGTAAGATATATTTTGAAACACTAAAGTATTGCTATACGTCTCACTGTGGTTCTTCCAAGACATCCTTGTTCATTTAGGACCAGCACAAAGCAGCATGACTCATTtttgcatattaataaatgtgactGTTTTAATGTGATGcattatgaatttttattttagtggCCAAAAGAATTGCATTCTGATGAGAATTTCTTAAAAGAGTGGCAGTTTCCACTTGAAAGCAAGAAGAACAATGTGCAGCATCTTGAACAGTGTCTGGACCTACTGAAGAAAAAggtaaaacaatataaatttataattaaGATACACTACactaaacttttttattattattttttttaaaaatctttttaaaaggcATCTCACATGTTTGCAGAtgatacattaattaaatacaaaaataaggaaaattattgaaataactATTTTctgttataatgtatttttttaataaatgataaaatgacATTTTGGCAAAAAAATTACTTAACCACAAAGAAATAATTTATACGTTGTTATCATCAGTGTCACATGTACCATCAGaaactattaacttttttatacttaaaaataaaaatgggatTTTTCATGTGTTTATATAAAAGAAGTTTATGTGATTTATAAACCTTCAGTAACATCAAAAAAGTCTTTACTTTTTGCGTTTCAATTACTCtcaaaaaatagtttgaaaaaatattataatatttttatattttctgttttctttcagattttagttgcggttttagttttttttaattgatattagttattttagtttaatatgaaagaaaaaatagTTTTCTTGGCAGCTagctaaaatataataaaaaaacgatttttgttttaaaaatttattttatttcaagtaacaaatgtttttattttatatatttaggtTTTAGTACATGTATGTAAGTTTAGTAAATCTATCTATTTAGTAAATCTAtctattttatgattttttttatagtggCAAGAGGCAGTCCAGTGTAAAAGTCTTGCAGAGAGGGAGCGCATGAGCCAGCAGGTGTTCAGAGGTCTTAATGAGGAGTATGAACTTCTGGAAGCTTTAAAGTTCTTGATGCTCAGGACTGCTGCTCAATTACACTTAAATATGGAGAAAGGCTCTGATGTTCCAGAGTTCTGCTGGCTCCTCTTCGCTCGGGACTCATCTAAATGTCCTAAAACCTTCCTCACCAACCACCTGAGACATGTAGGCTTCAGCGGTGGCCTGGAACAGGTTAGCATGATGTTTCTAATTTGTGTTCACAAAAACATCTTTAGCTATATTTAATCTTGGACAAATGATGTGTAATAACTATGTAAGGAATTGATGACAGAACAttagaaaattattaaattattagaaaatttTAATTCCATAATAATTAACTGAATGGGGTCAATTATTCTGTTTTTACTACAGTTACCACACCTAAATACATTGTTCTGATGTTGTATTTTAAGACATTAGTCTGGTTTTGCCTTCAGATTTGTTgataaataatttcttacatgtTGCATCTAAAGCATTTCTTTTgctttgatttagatttttatttttatatatagttaaGGCCCGTTCCCACCAAGCATGATTACTATAAATATGCCATACATTTACTTCCGCACTGATGAACAATAacaatctgtttatttttagctTATGTTTATGCTTTTTTTGCATTAACTTCTTGTAACCGTCAGACGTCCTCAGCATTCATCTAGCTCATCTGACCCAGTGTGCTATTAGCACAATTATTTTTCTTAGTATACTATTATTTCATTCTTATTTTTGCATGTTCATCAAACTTTATTGTTTTAGATTATCAAGCAAAttaaaatattagtcaaagataaaacaagtaaacacatcatacaatttttaaattaagttttttattattaagggataACAAAATACAtaactacatagccctgtgtgaaaaaagtGTTTGCAGCAACAATTGCGATCAAGCATTTTTCTATAACTTTCAATGAGTCTGTTATAGCACCATGGAGGAATTTTGGGCCACTCATCtctgcagaattgttgtaattcagccaatTATGTTTTGCGTGAACCACCTTTTTTAAGGTCAtgtcacagcatctcaattggattcaggttagGACTCTGACTAGGCCACTCCCAAGtcatcattttgtttttgttcagccattcagaagaggacttgctggtgtgctttATGTCATTGTTCTGTTACAGAACCCAAGTTCacttcagcttgaggtcactaacagatAACATGACATTCCTTCATGACACTTTGGTACACAGCTGAATTCATGCTTCAATTTATCACAGCAAGTCCTCCAGATCCAGCAAAACAGCTCTATAACATCACACTACCATTACCACATTTTACTGTTGGTATGatgttctttttctgaaatgcTGTGTTACTTTTATGCCACACATAAAGGgacacacacacctttcaaaagGTTTAACCTTTGTCTCGACAGTCCACAGAGTATTTTCCCAAAAGCATCGGGGAAACATCAAGGTGTTTTCTGGCAAAATTGAGACAAGCCCTTATGTTCTTTTTGGTCAACAAAAAGGATTTCGGAAACATTTTTGCCAAGTCTctttatggtggagtcatgaacttAACTGACTTCACTTGCCTTAACTGAGGCAAGTGAGGCCTGTGGTTATTTGAATGTTGTTATAGAGTCTCTTGTGACCTCTTAGATGAGTTGTCGTGAGTTCTTGGGGAAATTTCGGTTGGCTGGCCACTTCT
This genomic window contains:
- the otulinb gene encoding ubiquitin thioesterase otulin isoform X1 — protein: MKKSKSGCDSGLQQSHNKKPKKNHGSTPGTPGQKAEEKSRAVIKDACFSGPERSTNSSCTMQKQHADKKPRSSSQEHLMKTSSAEDEKSDLDLYRGEEEIAEELKKQHQPDSEAVVEAQSSVSAAEDLQTYSEKEWRGNTTKSQLIRKGYEAIASEFRLCRVRGDNYCALRATLFQVLSQSKKLPAWLQDSDIVKWPKELHSDENFLKEWQFPLESKKNNVQHLEQCLDLLKKKWQEAVQCKSLAERERMSQQVFRGLNEEYELLEALKFLMLRTAAQLHLNMEKGSDVPEFCWLLFARDSSKCPKTFLTNHLRHVGFSGGLEQVEMCLLGHSLQQTIKVFRLYKCDTEEFITYYPNDHKNDWPHLVLLTEDDRHYNALIPKKSSRFDEYGRPKWNPPSDGQSNLTTPL
- the otulinb gene encoding ubiquitin thioesterase otulin isoform X2, yielding MQKQHADKKPRSSSQEHLMKTSSAEDEKSDLDLYRGEEEIAEELKKQHQPDSEAVVEAQSSVSAAEDLQTYSEKEWRGNTTKSQLIRKGYEAIASEFRLCRVRGDNYCALRATLFQVLSQSKKLPAWLQDSDIVKWPKELHSDENFLKEWQFPLESKKNNVQHLEQCLDLLKKKWQEAVQCKSLAERERMSQQVFRGLNEEYELLEALKFLMLRTAAQLHLNMEKGSDVPEFCWLLFARDSSKCPKTFLTNHLRHVGFSGGLEQVEMCLLGHSLQQTIKVFRLYKCDTEEFITYYPNDHKNDWPHLVLLTEDDRHYNALIPKKSSRFDEYGRPKWNPPSDGQSNLTTPL